From the genome of Cytobacillus firmus, one region includes:
- the ypjB gene encoding sporulation protein YpjB: protein MRRKVIAFLFIIMLLPGMVSADKTTKIDKLDQLSNEALQMVKLHRYEDAKKLLEYFSEQFVAVNGKDRPFTMDELRIITVSHDDAVQAAVNTSMSHEERLNHATKFRLVMDAISSKYQPLWTEMEKPIMSVFGEVKEAAYSGNNENFHSRLNSFLSLYEVIYPSLKIDVDAEKVQKLNARINFIDHYRPQVLSQQASQQELAALENDLQTIFDEMTEDETDPSLWWVIISTGSIIIITLSYVGWRKYKGDRARQKNRS from the coding sequence ATGAGGCGAAAAGTAATCGCATTCTTATTCATTATTATGTTATTGCCTGGAATGGTGTCTGCAGATAAGACAACAAAAATAGATAAATTAGATCAATTATCTAATGAAGCCTTACAGATGGTTAAGCTTCACAGGTATGAGGATGCCAAGAAGCTTTTGGAGTATTTCTCCGAGCAATTCGTTGCTGTAAACGGCAAGGATAGGCCATTTACAATGGACGAACTGCGGATTATTACCGTCTCTCATGATGATGCTGTACAAGCTGCGGTAAATACATCCATGAGCCATGAAGAACGGCTGAATCATGCAACAAAATTCCGCCTCGTAATGGATGCGATTTCCTCCAAATATCAGCCTTTATGGACTGAAATGGAGAAGCCGATCATGTCAGTGTTTGGTGAGGTAAAGGAAGCGGCTTACAGCGGCAATAACGAGAACTTCCATTCACGTTTGAATTCCTTTTTGTCTTTATATGAGGTTATTTATCCCAGTCTGAAGATTGATGTGGATGCAGAAAAGGTACAAAAACTGAACGCACGCATAAATTTTATCGATCATTATCGGCCGCAGGTGCTTTCCCAGCAGGCAAGCCAGCAGGAACTTGCTGCATTGGAAAATGATCTGCAGACGATCTTTGATGAAATGACAGAGGATGAAACGGATCCATCCCTCTGGTGGGTGATCATCTCAACCGGGAGCATAATCATCATTACATTATCTTACGTAGGATGGAGAAAATATAAGGGAGACAGGGCAAGACAAAAAAATCGATCCTAA
- a CDS encoding YpiF family protein, giving the protein MKWISQDIDMFLKEKQYVDTAVLPLLPVSFGDDIKQSVAMTEFISLLSVQLERQFRGRLIMLPGYAYLKPASEESMISGLGQWESELKAQGFKHIFLLTSDSMWKTFEDRLQGGLIWLPSLPLEHMDENYRNSILDDQVKQLLNLFVQKWQNGE; this is encoded by the coding sequence ATGAAATGGATATCACAGGATATCGACATGTTCCTAAAAGAAAAGCAATATGTAGACACTGCTGTTCTGCCGCTCCTTCCTGTATCATTTGGCGATGATATCAAGCAGTCTGTAGCGATGACAGAATTTATATCACTTCTAAGTGTGCAGCTTGAAAGGCAATTCAGAGGACGCCTTATCATGCTGCCTGGATATGCCTATCTGAAACCGGCATCAGAAGAGAGCATGATCAGCGGCCTGGGCCAATGGGAATCAGAATTGAAGGCACAGGGATTTAAGCATATTTTCCTATTAACTTCGGACAGCATGTGGAAAACGTTCGAAGACCGGCTGCAAGGAGGCTTAATTTGGCTGCCATCCCTGCCTCTTGAGCATATGGATGAGAATTATCGGAATTCCATTCTGGATGACCAGGTGAAACAGCTGCTGAATCTTTTTGTGCAAAAGTGGCAAAATGGTGAATAG
- the mgsA gene encoding methylglyoxal synthase: protein MNIALIAHDKKKDDIVRFAIAYKSILAEHTLYATGTTGSRIMKESGLSIHRFQSGPLGGDQEIGALIANNKMDVVFFFRDPLTVQPHEPDVSALVRLCDVYAVPLATNMGTAEIIIKGLERNDLSWRNIVSEKGDMNEPG from the coding sequence ATGAATATTGCCTTAATAGCCCATGATAAGAAAAAGGATGATATTGTAAGGTTTGCGATCGCCTATAAATCCATTCTTGCCGAACATACCCTTTATGCTACCGGAACGACCGGTTCCCGCATCATGAAAGAATCTGGCCTTTCCATTCACCGTTTTCAGTCAGGACCTCTTGGCGGGGACCAGGAAATTGGTGCTTTAATTGCCAACAATAAAATGGATGTTGTATTTTTCTTCAGAGATCCTCTGACTGTTCAGCCCCATGAGCCGGATGTCTCAGCTTTGGTGCGTCTCTGTGACGTATATGCTGTGCCGCTCGCGACCAATATGGGCACAGCTGAAATTATTATTAAAGGCCTTGAACGCAATGATTTATCTTGGAGAAATATCGTAAGTGAAAAAGGTGACATGAATGAACCCGGATAA
- the bshA gene encoding N-acetyl-alpha-D-glucosaminyl L-malate synthase BshA, giving the protein MRKKLKIGITCYPTVGGSGVVATELGKMLAEKGHEIHFISSSLPFRLKRMYPNIFYHQVDVNQYSVFQYAPYDIALASKMAEVIKREGLDLLHVHYAIPHAVCAILAKQMSGTDIKIVTTLHGTDITVLGYDPSLTDAIRFGIEKSDGVTAVSKALISQTYDLIKPDKSIRAVYNFIDERIYRKTDSLYLKEEYGINAGEKVIIHVSNFRSVKRVPDVVKAFSKISAEVPSKLLLVGDGPEMSVICRLVNDLKLKDKVLFLGKQDNVEELYSISDLMLLLSEKESFGLVALEAMACGVPCIGTDVGGIPEVISDGETGYICTLGDITDISLKAIKLLTDEKLLDRFSSQSISLAKDRFSAGRIVIQYEEFYYELLEKGDL; this is encoded by the coding sequence ATGAGAAAAAAATTAAAAATAGGTATCACCTGCTATCCCACGGTGGGAGGTTCAGGTGTTGTAGCAACAGAATTAGGGAAGATGCTTGCCGAAAAAGGCCATGAAATACATTTTATTTCATCAAGCCTCCCTTTTAGACTGAAAAGGATGTACCCCAATATTTTTTATCATCAGGTGGATGTCAATCAATACTCCGTATTTCAATATGCTCCTTACGATATCGCGCTGGCAAGTAAAATGGCGGAAGTGATAAAACGCGAGGGACTTGATCTGCTGCATGTGCATTATGCGATTCCTCATGCAGTCTGCGCGATTCTGGCAAAGCAGATGAGCGGTACAGACATTAAGATTGTTACCACCCTTCATGGAACAGATATTACAGTTCTCGGGTACGACCCATCCCTTACAGATGCGATACGTTTTGGAATCGAAAAGTCTGATGGAGTTACAGCTGTTTCCAAAGCTTTAATATCACAAACTTATGACCTGATCAAACCTGATAAGTCCATAAGAGCTGTTTATAACTTTATAGATGAAAGAATATACAGGAAAACCGATTCTCTTTATCTAAAAGAAGAATATGGCATAAACGCTGGTGAAAAGGTGATCATCCATGTATCTAATTTCCGCAGTGTAAAGCGGGTGCCGGATGTTGTGAAGGCCTTTTCAAAAATTTCTGCAGAAGTTCCTTCGAAGCTGCTGTTAGTAGGAGATGGACCGGAAATGAGCGTTATATGCAGACTGGTGAATGACCTGAAGCTTAAAGACAAGGTTTTGTTTTTGGGAAAGCAGGACAATGTGGAGGAGCTTTACAGCATCAGTGATTTAATGCTTTTATTATCGGAAAAGGAAAGCTTTGGACTTGTTGCTCTTGAGGCAATGGCATGCGGAGTGCCATGCATCGGTACAGATGTCGGTGGAATTCCCGAAGTAATCAGCGATGGTGAGACCGGCTATATTTGCACATTGGGTGATATAACTGATATCTCGCTAAAAGCAATTAAATTGCTTACTGATGAGAAACTGCTTGACAGGTTTTCTTCACAATCCATTTCGCTTGCAAAAGACAGGTTCAGTGCCGGCCGCATTGTCATTCAATATGAAGAGTTTTATTATGAACTTTTGGAAAAAGGTGACCTTTGA
- a CDS encoding zinc metallopeptidase translates to MGGYLIYFAIIILVPLWAQMKVKGAYSKYSKVPSSTQMRGAEVARRILDENGLYKVGVEETRGHLTDHYDPRSKTVRLSATNYHGHSVAAAAIAAHEVGHAIQDNQDYAFLRFRHALVPVANLGSNFSWILIMIGFFAGLSGMVLLGIIFMAAAVVFQVITLPVEFNASNRAMDQVVSLGIIRNDEERETKKVLNAAALTYVAAAAVAVLELLRLILIYTGMTRSE, encoded by the coding sequence ATGGGAGGATATCTCATTTATTTTGCAATAATTATTCTTGTTCCGCTTTGGGCACAAATGAAAGTAAAGGGAGCTTACAGCAAATATTCAAAAGTTCCTTCATCCACTCAAATGAGGGGTGCTGAAGTAGCCAGAAGAATTCTGGATGAGAATGGTCTATATAAAGTTGGCGTTGAAGAAACAAGGGGGCATCTAACAGATCACTATGATCCGCGATCCAAGACAGTCAGACTTTCAGCAACAAATTATCATGGCCATTCTGTGGCTGCTGCTGCAATTGCAGCCCATGAAGTTGGCCATGCTATTCAGGATAATCAGGATTACGCTTTTCTGCGTTTCCGCCATGCACTCGTACCTGTTGCGAATCTTGGTTCCAACTTCTCCTGGATTCTGATCATGATCGGTTTTTTTGCTGGGTTGAGCGGTATGGTGCTGCTTGGAATTATCTTCATGGCAGCTGCAGTGGTTTTTCAGGTGATCACACTTCCGGTAGAGTTCAATGCTTCCAATCGTGCGATGGATCAGGTAGTATCCCTTGGAATTATCAGAAACGATGAAGAAAGAGAGACTAAGAAAGTTTTAAATGCAGCTGCTTTGACATATGTGGCGGCAGCAGCCGTGGCTGTGCTGGAATTGCTGCGTTTAATTCTTATTTACACAGGAATGACCAGATCTGAGTAA
- a CDS encoding DUF1405 domain-containing protein yields the protein MKWIYPLLGSRAMLILLLIINTAGTIYGYIWYKWQLVDTPAIFLPFVPDSPTASLFFMFVLIAFLMGKNWPLMEALAIVTLIKYGIWAVVMNLLVFEVTGELDPVALMLIFSHGAMAVQGVLYAPFYRFKTWHLVITGIWTLHNDVIDYVFFMLPRYPILNLYTPQIGYFTFWLSIFSLGTAYYFVLRKNRFSLDIVK from the coding sequence ATGAAATGGATCTATCCTTTATTAGGCAGCAGAGCTATGCTGATACTGCTTCTGATTATTAACACAGCAGGCACCATCTATGGCTATATATGGTATAAGTGGCAGCTGGTAGATACACCGGCTATTTTCTTGCCATTCGTACCCGACAGCCCTACAGCGAGCCTGTTTTTTATGTTTGTGCTGATTGCCTTTCTAATGGGCAAAAATTGGCCATTAATGGAAGCTTTAGCAATTGTAACCCTTATTAAATACGGTATATGGGCCGTAGTTATGAATTTGCTGGTATTTGAGGTTACAGGTGAATTGGATCCTGTTGCTCTCATGCTAATCTTCTCCCATGGTGCAATGGCAGTCCAGGGTGTTCTTTACGCACCTTTCTATCGCTTCAAAACATGGCATCTAGTCATTACGGGTATCTGGACTTTACACAATGATGTAATTGATTATGTCTTTTTCATGCTACCCCGCTATCCTATTTTAAATCTTTACACACCGCAAATCGGCTATTTTACATTCTGGCTCAGCATTTTCTCACTAGGAACCGCGTATTACTTCGTCCTAAGAAAGAATCGGTTTAGTCTGGATATAGTGAAATAG
- a CDS encoding nucleotide pyrophosphohydrolase → MENPKTMKEMQTDVDKYISQFKEGYFSPLAMLARMTEELGELSREVNHHYGEKPKKSTEEEKAIEEELGDMLFVLICFANSLNIDLEEAHNRVMEKFSTRDKDRWTRIEE, encoded by the coding sequence ATGGAGAATCCAAAAACAATGAAAGAAATGCAAACAGACGTTGACAAATACATAAGCCAATTTAAAGAAGGTTATTTCAGCCCATTGGCGATGCTTGCAAGGATGACCGAGGAACTTGGGGAACTATCCAGGGAAGTAAACCATCACTATGGTGAAAAACCAAAAAAATCCACAGAGGAAGAAAAGGCTATCGAGGAAGAGCTTGGAGATATGCTCTTTGTTCTAATATGCTTTGCTAATTCCTTAAATATTGACTTAGAAGAAGCGCACAATCGCGTCATGGAAAAATTCAGCACACGCGATAAAGACAGATGGACAAGAATTGAAGAGTAG
- the dapB gene encoding 4-hydroxy-tetrahydrodipicolinate reductase — protein MDKVKVIIAGPRGRMGSEAVHLVNRTENYELAAVIDHKNGGGFLSDFEGFSQFGHVPVYTDLALAFQELSPDVLIDLTTPEVGMFHTKTALEYGVRPVVGTTGFSKDNLKELEELCHEKGIGCIIAPNFALGAVLMMKFSQLAGRYFNDVEIIELHHDQKLDAPSGTAVKTAEMIADVRTKKEQGHPEEKETIPGARGANFDGMHIHSVRLPGLIAHQQVMFGSEGQTLTIRHDSYNRASFMSGVKLAVDTVLKIDTLVYGLENIID, from the coding sequence ATGGATAAAGTTAAAGTTATTATTGCGGGACCGCGGGGGAGGATGGGAAGCGAAGCCGTCCATCTTGTTAATCGAACAGAGAACTATGAGTTAGCTGCTGTGATCGATCATAAAAATGGCGGTGGCTTTCTTAGCGATTTTGAAGGCTTCTCACAATTTGGCCATGTTCCGGTATACACAGATCTGGCCCTAGCCTTTCAGGAGCTAAGTCCCGACGTTCTGATCGATTTGACAACTCCGGAAGTAGGAATGTTCCATACAAAAACTGCCCTGGAATATGGTGTAAGGCCAGTTGTTGGAACAACAGGCTTTTCGAAGGATAATCTGAAAGAGCTTGAAGAACTTTGCCATGAAAAAGGCATTGGCTGCATTATTGCCCCAAACTTTGCACTTGGTGCTGTATTAATGATGAAATTCTCCCAATTGGCAGGAAGATATTTTAATGATGTGGAAATTATTGAGCTGCACCATGACCAGAAATTGGATGCTCCATCTGGTACTGCAGTTAAAACAGCGGAGATGATTGCTGATGTAAGAACGAAAAAGGAGCAGGGGCACCCGGAGGAGAAGGAAACGATTCCTGGTGCCAGAGGCGCAAATTTCGATGGCATGCATATACATTCTGTACGCCTGCCTGGCCTGATTGCTCATCAGCAGGTAATGTTCGGCTCTGAGGGCCAGACATTGACGATCCGTCATGACTCATATAATAGAGCTTCTTTTATGTCAGGAGTAAAACTTGCTGTTGATACGGTTTTGAAAATTGATACACTCGTTTACGGTCTCGAAAATATTATTGATTAG
- the bshB1 gene encoding bacillithiol biosynthesis deacetylase BshB1 produces the protein MNPDNLDILAFGAHADDVEIGMGGTIAKFASIGKKIGICDLTRAELSSNGTVEIRIEESMKAACILGVSVRETLNLPDRGLFYNQEYIKKIAEMIRKYRPALVFAPYMEDRHPDHGHCARLVEEAVFSAGIKKYETGGNFAPHKVKSLHFYMINGFHKPDFLIDISSFMDKKIAGLESYQSQFTRSPGSFDTPLVNGYIETVAARESLFGKQAGVQYAEGFKVKNPLLVNMDIFGGEI, from the coding sequence ATGAACCCGGATAACCTTGATATACTGGCATTTGGCGCGCATGCTGATGATGTTGAAATCGGCATGGGCGGCACAATTGCCAAATTTGCCTCTATCGGAAAAAAGATTGGAATATGCGACTTAACACGGGCAGAGCTTTCTTCCAATGGGACAGTTGAAATCCGTATAGAAGAATCGATGAAAGCAGCATGCATTCTGGGGGTTAGTGTCCGGGAGACTCTTAATCTGCCGGACAGGGGCTTATTTTATAACCAGGAATACATAAAAAAGATCGCTGAAATGATCCGCAAATATAGACCTGCCCTTGTGTTTGCGCCATATATGGAGGACAGGCATCCAGACCACGGGCATTGTGCCCGCCTGGTGGAAGAAGCCGTCTTTTCGGCCGGAATCAAGAAATATGAAACAGGCGGCAATTTTGCTCCGCATAAGGTGAAAAGCCTGCACTTTTACATGATAAACGGCTTCCATAAGCCTGACTTCCTGATCGATATCTCTTCATTTATGGATAAAAAAATTGCAGGTCTCGAGTCCTATCAAAGTCAATTTACAAGAAGCCCAGGTTCATTTGATACACCGCTTGTCAACGGTTATATTGAAACTGTTGCAGCGAGGGAAAGCTTATTTGGAAAACAGGCAGGGGTGCAATATGCAGAGGGCTTTAAAGTGAAGAATCCCTTACTGGTAAATATGGATATATTCGGTGGAGAAATATGA
- a CDS encoding ubiquinol-cytochrome c reductase iron-sulfur subunit, translated as MSKNRVSRRQFLNYTLTGVGGFMAAGMLMPMVRFAVDPVLQAAGESDFIPTKQKVAEITEKPTRVDYTYEQQDAWYTSEVTGTAWVYKDDKGEIVALSPVCKHLGCVVDWNTDKSNPDHFYCPCHGGLYTKDGTNVPGTPPVASLDVFPYKEKDGFLYLGKAEPRKEA; from the coding sequence ATGAGCAAAAATCGAGTTTCTAGACGTCAATTCCTGAACTATACACTTACTGGTGTAGGCGGTTTCATGGCAGCAGGCATGCTTATGCCGATGGTCCGTTTTGCGGTTGATCCTGTATTGCAGGCAGCTGGTGAAAGTGATTTTATTCCAACAAAGCAAAAAGTGGCTGAAATTACCGAAAAGCCGACAAGGGTTGATTACACTTACGAGCAGCAGGATGCATGGTACACATCCGAAGTTACCGGCACTGCTTGGGTTTATAAGGATGATAAAGGTGAAATTGTTGCATTGTCTCCAGTATGTAAGCATTTAGGGTGCGTAGTTGACTGGAATACTGACAAGTCAAACCCTGATCATTTCTATTGCCCTTGCCATGGCGGCCTTTATACAAAGGATGGGACAAACGTTCCAGGTACACCGCCGGTTGCATCACTTGATGTATTTCCTTACAAAGAAAAAGATGGCTTCTTGTATTTAGGCAAGGCTGAACCGCGAAAGGAGGCGTAA
- a CDS encoding YitT family protein → MFYGLKFKNIFFILLGSAIFSWGLVHFNMQNNLAEGGFTGITLLLYFLFEWDPSYTNLLLNIPLFFIGWKLLGRYVFLYTIIGTVGVSLFLWIFQRYQIEMPLKEDLTLASLFAGVFIGIGLGTIFRFGGTTGGVDIIARLVHKYAGVSMGKTMFIFDFFVIALSLITYLNYREAMYTLVAVFVGAKVIDFMQEGAYAARGAMIISEQNDAIADKIMKEMDRGVTVLKGHGSFTKKEREVLYCVVGRNEIVRLKNAITSVDPHAFVSVTAVHDVLGEGFTLDENKKPVER, encoded by the coding sequence ATGTTTTATGGATTAAAATTTAAGAATATTTTTTTCATTTTGCTAGGTTCGGCCATTTTTTCTTGGGGCCTTGTTCACTTTAATATGCAAAATAACTTGGCCGAAGGCGGTTTCACCGGTATTACCCTGCTTTTATACTTCCTTTTCGAGTGGGACCCTTCCTATACTAACCTTCTGCTAAATATACCTCTTTTCTTTATTGGATGGAAACTTCTGGGCAGGTATGTTTTTCTTTATACCATCATCGGAACGGTCGGTGTGTCCCTATTCCTATGGATTTTTCAGCGGTACCAGATTGAAATGCCATTAAAAGAGGATCTGACTCTTGCTTCCTTATTCGCGGGTGTTTTTATCGGGATCGGCCTTGGCACAATTTTCAGGTTTGGAGGCACAACAGGCGGAGTTGATATAATTGCCAGACTTGTACATAAATATGCCGGAGTCAGCATGGGAAAGACAATGTTCATTTTTGACTTTTTTGTGATTGCCCTTTCATTAATTACATATTTGAACTACAGGGAAGCCATGTATACCCTGGTTGCTGTTTTTGTGGGTGCAAAAGTAATAGATTTCATGCAGGAAGGGGCTTATGCAGCAAGGGGGGCCATGATCATATCAGAACAAAACGATGCAATTGCCGATAAAATCATGAAAGAAATGGATCGAGGCGTTACAGTATTAAAAGGCCATGGTTCCTTCACCAAAAAAGAGCGGGAAGTATTATATTGTGTTGTCGGCCGAAATGAAATTGTCCGTTTAAAAAATGCGATTACTTCTGTTGATCCCCATGCATTTGTTTCTGTCACAGCTGTACATGATGTGCTGGGGGAAGGCTTTACTTTGGATGAAAATAAAAAGCCGGTTGAACGCTAA
- a CDS encoding menaquinol-cytochrome c reductase cytochrome b/c subunit, with amino-acid sequence MHRGKGMKFVGDSRVPAERKPNIPKDYSEYPGKTEAFWPNFLLKEWMVGAVFLIGFLCLTIAHEPPLEKIADPSDTAYIPLPDWYFLFLYQLLKYSYASGPYNAIGAFIIPGLAFGALLLAPFIDRGPERRPSKRPLATGFMLLALAGITYLTWESVAHHDWEAAAQQGKIVAEVEFDKEDEGYKIFEANGCISCHGGDLQGGAGSPALVDTGLTPEEVADIAKNGKGAMPAGMFKGSDEELQKLAEFISGLESK; translated from the coding sequence ATGCATCGTGGTAAAGGTATGAAATTCGTAGGTGACTCTCGTGTTCCTGCAGAACGCAAACCGAATATTCCGAAAGACTATTCGGAATATCCAGGAAAAACAGAAGCATTCTGGCCAAACTTCCTGTTAAAGGAATGGATGGTAGGGGCTGTATTCCTCATCGGTTTCCTATGCTTGACAATTGCGCATGAGCCGCCGTTAGAAAAAATTGCTGATCCAAGTGATACAGCTTATATTCCGCTGCCAGACTGGTACTTCCTGTTCTTGTACCAGCTTCTGAAATACAGCTATGCATCCGGACCTTATAATGCAATCGGTGCTTTCATTATTCCGGGTCTTGCATTCGGAGCATTGCTGCTTGCACCATTCATTGACCGCGGACCTGAACGCCGTCCGTCCAAGCGTCCTTTAGCAACCGGCTTTATGCTATTGGCTCTAGCCGGCATCACTTATCTGACTTGGGAATCAGTTGCCCACCATGACTGGGAAGCGGCTGCACAGCAAGGTAAGATTGTGGCTGAAGTAGAGTTTGATAAAGAAGACGAAGGCTACAAGATTTTTGAAGCAAACGGCTGTATTTCCTGCCACGGAGGAGATCTTCAGGGTGGTGCAGGTTCACCTGCACTTGTTGACACTGGGTTAACACCTGAAGAAGTTGCTGACATTGCTAAAAACGGTAAAGGCGCTATGCCTGCAGGAATGTTCAAAGGCTCTGATGAAGAACTTCAAAAGCTTGCTGAATTCATTTCTGGCCTTGAAAGCAAATAA
- a CDS encoding ReoY family proteolytic degradation factor yields the protein MATPVSVNEKKDFIRWFLNHYQLKRRECVWILNYLMSHDQLMEKVHFVEQAQYCPRGLIMSTHCVDEVPFRFYKENVMTTDAEKSFHDIRLNRDEEIYIQLNFHASNKAHQYAAVMEENPFMPKTLQINEKDRLIAERFLTESLEKFRREKLLELIDEALDKQDKKAFNVLTQQLNRLETT from the coding sequence ATGGCGACCCCTGTATCTGTCAACGAGAAGAAAGATTTTATCCGCTGGTTTTTAAACCATTATCAGCTCAAAAGAAGAGAATGTGTTTGGATTCTCAATTATTTGATGAGTCATGACCAGCTTATGGAAAAGGTGCATTTTGTGGAGCAGGCACAGTATTGCCCAAGAGGCCTCATCATGTCGACCCATTGTGTGGATGAAGTTCCTTTCCGTTTTTACAAAGAGAATGTAATGACCACAGATGCGGAGAAGTCCTTCCATGATATCCGCTTAAACAGGGATGAAGAGATTTATATCCAGCTTAATTTCCATGCTTCAAATAAGGCTCATCAGTATGCAGCGGTCATGGAGGAAAATCCCTTTATGCCAAAGACACTTCAGATAAACGAAAAGGATCGGCTGATCGCCGAAAGGTTCCTGACAGAAAGCCTGGAAAAGTTCAGAAGAGAGAAACTCCTTGAGCTCATTGATGAAGCATTGGATAAGCAGGATAAAAAAGCTTTTAACGTTCTAACTCAGCAGCTGAATAGATTAGAAACTACTTAA
- the qcrB gene encoding menaquinol-cytochrome c reductase cytochrome b subunit, translating into MLNKIYDWVDERLDITPIWRDIADHEVPEHVNPAHHFSAFVYCFGGLTFFVTVIQILSGMFLTMYYVPDIKNAWESVYYLQNHVAFGQIVRGMHHWGASLVIVMMFLHTLRVFFQGAYKKPRELNWVVGVLIFFIMLALGLTGYLLPWDMKALFATKVTIQIVESTPLIGEYLKILIAGHSDIVGAQTITRFFAIHVFFLPAALFGLMAAHFIMIRKQGISGPL; encoded by the coding sequence TTGTTAAACAAAATTTATGATTGGGTAGATGAGCGTTTAGATATTACGCCGATCTGGCGGGATATTGCTGACCATGAAGTGCCTGAGCATGTAAACCCTGCACATCATTTCTCTGCATTCGTTTACTGTTTTGGCGGTCTGACGTTCTTCGTTACTGTAATTCAAATCTTATCCGGTATGTTCCTGACAATGTACTATGTTCCGGATATCAAAAATGCATGGGAATCCGTGTATTATCTTCAAAACCATGTTGCATTCGGGCAGATTGTCCGCGGAATGCACCACTGGGGAGCAAGTTTGGTAATCGTAATGATGTTCCTACATACGTTACGTGTTTTCTTCCAGGGAGCTTATAAGAAGCCCCGTGAATTAAACTGGGTTGTCGGAGTGCTTATTTTCTTCATTATGCTTGCACTTGGACTGACTGGTTACTTATTGCCTTGGGATATGAAAGCCCTTTTCGCTACAAAAGTAACAATCCAGATCGTAGAATCAACTCCGCTGATTGGAGAATATCTGAAAATACTTATTGCAGGACATTCTGATATTGTCGGCGCGCAGACGATCACCCGATTCTTTGCTATCCATGTATTCTTCTTACCGGCTGCATTATTCGGGTTAATGGCTGCCCACTTTATTATGATTCGTAAGCAGGGTATTTCAGGACCGTTGTAA